From Piliocolobus tephrosceles isolate RC106 chromosome 16, ASM277652v3, whole genome shotgun sequence, the proteins below share one genomic window:
- the GRN gene encoding progranulin has product MWTLVCWVALTIGLVAGTWCPDGHFCPVACCLDPGGASYSCCSPLLDKWPTTLSRHLGGPCQAGAHCSAGHSCILTVSGTSHCCPFPEAVACGDGHHCCPRGFHCSADGQSCFQRSGDNSVGAVQCPDSQFECPDFSTCCVMVDGSWGCCPMPQASCCEDRVHCCPHGAFCDLVHTRCITPTGTHPLAKKIPAQRTNRAVALSSSVMCPDARSQCPDGSTCCELPSGKYGCCPMPNAICCSDHLHCCPQDTVCDLIQSKCLSKENTTMDLLTKLPAQTVGDVKCDMEVSCPDGYTCCRLQSGAWGCCPFTQAVCCEDHIHCCPAGFTCDTQKGTCEQGTQQVSWMEKAPAHLSLPDPQALTRDVPCDNVTSCPPSNTCCQLMSGEWGCCPIPEAVCCSDHQHCCPQGYTCVAEGRCQRGSEIVAGLEKMPARQASLSHPRDMGCDQHTSCPVGQTCCPSLGGGWACCQLPHAVCCEDRQHCCPAGYTCNVKARSCEKAVVSAQPATVLARSPHVGVKDVECGGGHFCHDNQTCCRDNRGGWACCPYRQGVCCADRRHCCPAGFRCAARGAKCLRREALRWDAPLRDPALRELL; this is encoded by the exons ATGTGGACCCTGGTGTGCTGGGTGGCCTTAACAATAGGGCTGGTGGCTGGAACGTGGTGCCCAGATGGTCATTTCTGCCCTGTGGCCTGCTGCCTGGACCCTGGAGGAGCCAGCTACAGCTGCTGCAGTCCCCTTCTG GACAAATGGCCCACAACACTGAGCAGGCATCTGGGCGGCCCCTGCCAGGCTGGTGCCCACTGCTCTGCCGGCCACTCCTGCATCCTCACCGTCTCAGGGACTTCCCATTGCTGCCCCTTCCCAGAG GCCGTGGCATGCGGGGATGGCCATCACTGCTGCCCACGGGGCTTCCACTGCAGTGCAGATGGGCAATCCTGCTTCCAAAGATCAG GTGACAACTCCGTGGGTGCTGTCCAGTGCCCTGATAGTCAGTTCGAATGCCCGGACTTCTCCACGTGCTGCGTTATGGTCGATGGCTCCTGGGGGTGCTGCCCCATGCCCCAG GCTTCCTGCTGTGAAGACAGGGTGCACTGCTGTCCGCATGGTGCCTTCTGCGACCTGGTTCACACCCGCTGCATCACACCCACGGGCACCCACCCCCTGGCAAAGAAGATCCCTGCCCAGAGGACTAACAGGGCag TGGCTTTGTCCAGCTCAGTCATGTGTCCGGATGCACGGTCCCAGTGCCCTGATGGTTCTACCTGCTGTGAGCTGCCCAGTGGGAAGTATGGCTGCTGCCCAATGCCCAAT GCCATCTGCTGCTCCGACCACCTGCACTGCTGCCCCCAAGACACTGTGTGTGACCTGATCCAGAGTAAGTGCCTCTCCAAGGAGAACACTACCATGGACCTCCTCACTAAGCTGCCTGCACAAACAG tGGGAGATGTGAAATGTGACATGGAGGTGAGCTGCCCGGATGGCTATACCTGCTGCCGTCTACAGTCGGGGGCCTGGGGCTGCTGCCCTTTTACCCAG GCTGTGTGCTGTGAGGACCATATACACTGCTGTCCTGCGGGGTTTACGTGTGACACACAGAAGGGTACCTGTGAACAGGGAACTCAGCAGGTGTCCTGGATGGAGAAGGCCCCagctcacctcagcctgccagaCCCGCAAGCCTTGACGAGAGATGTCCCCTGTGATAATGTCACCAGCTGTCCCCCCTCCAATACCTGCTGCCAACTCATGTCTGGAGAGTGGGGCTGCTGTCCAATCCCAGAG GCTGTCTGCTGCTCGGACCACCAGCACTGCTGCCCCCAGGGCTACACATGTGTAGCCGAGGGGCGATGTCAGCGGGGAAGCGAGATTGTGGCTGGACTGGAGAAGATGCCTGCCCGCCAGGCTTCCTTATCCCACCCCAGAGACATGGGCTGCGACCAGCACACCAGCTGCCCGGTGGGGCAGACCTGCTGCCCGAGCCTGGGTGGGGGCTGGGCCTGCTGCCAGTTGCCCCAC GCTGTGTGCTGCGAGGATCGCCAGCACTGCTGCCCGGCTGGCTACACCTGCAACGTGAAGGCCCGATCCTGCGAGAAGGCAGTGGTCTCTGCCCAGCCCGCCACCGTCCTGGCCCGTAGCCCTCACGTGGGTGTGAAGGACGTGGAGTGTGGGGGAGGGCACTTCTGCCATGATAACCAGACCTGCTGCCGAGACAACCGAGGGGGCTGGGCCTGCTGTCCCTACCGCCAG GGCGTCTGTTGTGCTGATCGGCGCCACTGCTGTCCTGCTGGCTTCCGCTGCGCAGCCAGGGGCGCCAAGTGTTTGCGCAGGGAGGCCCTGCGCTGGGACGCCCCTTTGAGGGACCCAGCCTTGAGAGAGCTGCTGTGA